A window of the Henckelia pumila isolate YLH828 chromosome 3, ASM3356847v2, whole genome shotgun sequence genome harbors these coding sequences:
- the LOC140889068 gene encoding uncharacterized protein, producing MGIRTAQDRKASYANTKSIPLQFQVGEKVFLKVSPFRRISRFGLMGKLSPRFIGRFEILESIEDLAYRIALPQYLSSIHDVFHVSLLRRYVAYESHILQPFKVQLDTDLTYAERPLRILDHKDKVLRNKIIPLVLVQRQH from the coding sequence ATGGGCATTCGAACTGCACAGGACCGaaaagccagttatgctaataccAAGAGCATACCTTTGCAGTTTCAGGTTGGTGAAAAAGTGTTCCTGAAAGTTTCACCCTTTCGTAGGATATCAAGATTTGGTCTTATGGGAAAgctatctccgagattcattggtcgATTCGAGATTTTGGAAAGTATTGAAGATTTAGCTTACAGAATTGCCTTGCCACAGTATCTATCTAGTATccatgatgtatttcatgtaTCACTATTACGAAGGTATGTAGCATATGAGTCACACATCTTACAGCCGTTTAAGGTACAGCTGGATACAGACTTGACGTATGcggagagacctttgcgtattCTAGATCATAAAGATAAGGTGTTGCGAAACAAgatcattcctcttgttctagttcagcgGCAGCATTGA